GATCATACAGATAAGTGAAGAAGGATTATGTCTAGCGATGGTTCCAACTCTATGTAATATGTCTTGTAGTTGGGCTTCTAGTAGATTTGTTAGTATGAAAGTTGGTATAGACTTGTTTGGTTTGGAAGAGATACTCAACTACTATCTAGGTCTAAAAGTTGTTCTATGGTGTACAGTTGATATATGTCGATGTAGATGTCATCTAGTCGTATGGAGTATGTGTATTGatgttaataataaaaaatttcccACTCAACCTAGCCAAGCATGCCATGGCTTGAATTTGGGGCCAAATATTGTGGATTGAGGCACCCTAGGCCACCCGCTCTTAGAAGTGGGGTGCCCTAGGCACCTCGCTTCACCCAATGTGGCCTCAAATTAGGACCTAAGGTTCAAAATGAGAAGGAGAAGCTAGAATGGCATATACAATTGAGCGATGATATGGCCTATCTTAGAAATAAATTGCATAGGGatataatttacaatgctataacctcaagaagaataaataataacaacGATCATATGTAGTAAGCCATGCTATACTAGGTGACCAAGCTAAGTAATATGAATACTAATAGCTAGCAAACTATATTATATTGGGTGATTCATAGGTGAAGTGTGTCTTTCTACATGAATAGAGGAAACACATCTAGTATTTTCTCTTGTAGGAATAGAGGAAAAACAAGTAAATAATGCTTCATAATTAGCCAATATTACAAAAACTGATAACAACACCTTAGGGGACACATCAATAAGATCAAAGCTTACAAATCCACACGCCCCCATTAAAATATTAGTATATATTCTATGCTAATATTTTAAGGAATAAAAGAGTGAAGGGATATTCAAATAAAGATACATACACATTCCAAAAGAAGGAGATGGTTCTCAAACAACGATACACTCAGCTTGCAATATAATTAAAGGGAATCCTCAAACAAGGAACACCTCAACACAAGTTGTTCTTGCCCCCAATGTATATGCGAGAACAACCACACTAGTTCCACATACTTGACATGCATTATGCCTATTATTTCCCACTATGTTCAAATATTCATTCTCTATATACTTTATTACAATTTTATATGTTAGGTCGGTCCCATGAGCATGAAATTTGACTATTGATATTTTaatattgaaaattttcttgaGTATTGGACATTCTTTTCTTGATTTTGATAATTTGTTATATTTTTGTGCAATTTCGTTATATAATATTGTGCATAAATGAATTCAATTGGATTCATCTTTACATTAAGGAACACTCATTCTCTCATATATGCTAATCATTTACAAAATCATATACATAAAAGAGAAGAATCATTCTAGGAATTCTTCAATTATAGCACTAAAATTTAGATCAAATATACATGATCCTTGTAGAATATCTACACAGCTAAATATTGTTATAATTAAACATTTCCATTTCTGGAACATTGGCCTTTCCAAATGATTAACCTAGGTGAACTAGAACCTAGCAATCCAATTGCATCTCTAAGGCACTTTTTTAGCATTGCTAGTCCTCAATGGTCAGTACTAATGCAATATCAAGAGCAACTTGTTTTGGGGGATAtagatattttataataatatagaaaatagatTCTTTTATAATTCAAATAAGATGTATGTGTCAATGGACgcttggtctattggtgaagttgaatggctccaaatgagtccACCAGGGATCAGATCTTGTTGAGTGCAAGACTCCAACATCATAAGAGGTTCCCTCGCTTGACTGGCAGCTCGTGGACTTCATGCCCTTGCTGAGCTGTTGTGCTCGCAGATCTGAACCTCCATCACTGCTGACAGATCATAGAGAATTAATAGAAGCGGGTGCAATCTACATCAGACAAATCAGAACGTActgtattttgaagatttaattaaaaaaatgtggAATATATGTCGATGCTCGATATTTAAGGATAGCTAGAGATTCCTTTGACTTTGAGTTTCCAGAGCCTTTTTAAATACCCGAGCACACAATGTATGCCAATCACTGCACTGCATTCCATTCTATTGATTTTCCTTGTGATTTGATTAAATAAATGGCTTCTCAGTTGCTGCTCCTTTTGGTTGTGGTGATAGTTGTTTTATTTTCTCAAAGTGAAGGCGCCACTCCACAAAACGGCATTCAATCTGCCTGCGAATTGGCTCCTGATCGTAAATCATGCGAGTCAAGCCTTTCTGAAAATCCAGGGTCTTTACGAGGAGGCCCAAAAGATATGACTCATATTGCCCTCAACATGAGCATATCTAACGCCCAAACGGTTGGAGGCTTCATTTCCAGTGACTCTCGCAGATCATCCATGAATGCTAAGCAGAGTCAAGCCGTCGACGACTGCCTCCAACTGTACGATCTGACCGTCTATTATCTGACGGAGAGTCTGTCAATCTTGACAGATTCTTCATTACAATGGAAAGATGCAGTGGATATTCAGAGCTATCTGAGTGCAGCCCTGACGAGCCAGATCACCTGTCTCGACGGCCTCAACGAAGCAAACATCGATCTCCATTTGCTGTCTTTCACAGATCATGTGCCAAACGCGTCCCGGTCAGTGAGTAATTCCCTGGCTATTGTAGAGAAGCTTTTTATCAGAGCCATGAAGTCCTCAAAAACTTCAGTCCACAGCCGACGCTTGTTATCTGACGCCCATCAAGTTGATCACGAACCCCTCGACGACGACTTCTCGTCGTGGTTATCTGGAGAGGACAGAAGATTGCTTCTTCAGACTGTAGCCGGCGTCAATTTGACAGGAAACATGGTGACGGTGGCGCGGAATGGCAGCGGTGATTACACCACAATCACTGATGCCATTAATGCCGTTGCAAACAAAAGTGCAAACAGATCAGTGATTTATGTAACCGCAGGAGTGTACGAGGAATACGTAAGCGTGGCGAGTAACAAATATAATATCATGCTCATTGGAGATGGAAAAGACGTCACTGTGATCACTGGTAACAGAAGCTTTGTAGATGGCTCCACTACTTTCAACTCTGCCACTCTCGGTGTGTTATGGAATCTCTCTCCCTTTTtttaatttctctttctctttaagACAAGTAATGTTGTTTTTGGATTAAtttgtgtttaattttttaaatgaatatttaagatTATGTTTCATGATTAATTATTAGAATAGTGGAGATCTTAAAAATTCGAAAAGAATTGAATTTTGATAATCCAAAATAAGTTAAAAACCTACACAATTTAATTGACATTAAAACCCATATTAATGTAACATGATTCAATGGAATATATGCAGCCACGACTGGGAAAGGTTTTCTTGCAAGAGACCTCACAATTGAGAACACAGCAGGTGCAATAAAGCACCAGGCCGTTGCTCTACGGGTGGGAGCAGATTTATCTGCTTTTTACAGGTGCAGCTTCAAAGGGTATCAAGACACTCTGTACGTGCACTCACTCCGTCAATTCTACAGAGAATGTGATATCTATGGCACTGTAGATTACATATTCGGCAACTCCGCTGTAGTATTCCAAAACTGCACTCTTTTGGCACGAACACCATTGACCGGGCAGCAGAATGTATTCACAGCTCAAGGTAGAACAGACCCAAATCAAAACACGGGGATATCGATTCACGGCTGTAAGGTTACTGCGGCCCCTGATCTGGTTCCTGTTATGAGCTCTGTCCGTACGTACCTGGGGAGGCCATGGAAAGAGTACTCACGTACTGTTTACATGCAATCTTATTTGGATAGTTTGATCCAGCCGGCTGGGTGGTTAGAATGGAATGGTACATTTGCCTTGAGCACGTTGTATTATGGTGAATACGGAAATCAAGGTCCAGGGTCAAATACTTCACAGCGAGTTACTTGGCCTGGTTATCATGTAATGAACACAACTGACGCTCAAAATTTCACGGTAACTAACTACATCTTTGGTGATTCATGGTTACCAGCAACTTCCATACCTTATAATGGAGACttgttttaaaatgttgaaaaatccACTTGACTTGTCTTGGATTATTGCATCATCAAATTTATGTGTTCTCCCCTCAGCTACCaaataagaggaaataaaaccTCCATGAAGAGAAAATGGTGAATTTGTTATTAAATCCTTGTTCTTTTGGCGAATTCAACTGCTTACAAATTTGAAGCATCTGCAAAGTGCTTAGTTGATAAAACTAATTTCAAGTtgtttataaataattttaatttgattgttttATATATTCTGTTAGTATTTCTAACATATAATATTGTTTATTCATGTTAAATTTGTGAGTGTACATCCAAATTCTTACTGTAGTTTCatatatgttttcttttattttgtaaattttgatttgatttatatATCTTTCAATAGGTACTAATTTGGAGGCAATGTCTATGTAGTATCTAGGATACATTTCTCTCCATGTTTATTAATTGATTACAACTAAAAAAAATTACTGTATTCTAATTTTCAATTAATACATTAACATGGTCAAAGATACATCATGGGTGCTTGCATAGACAATGGTTTAACTTAAATGCTCCATGGAATCAATCTTTAAATTAAAATTCATCTCTTGTTCTTTATTAGTCTATGATTAGTTTAGTTCATGGCTTTTATTATGACTTAGTTCTATGGCTTATAGTTTGTGAACATATAGATGATAATACTTTAATGACTTATGAGAGAAACTTCTCTAGATTATTTAGATATAAAATAAGCTAAAAAGAGTTATACTAAGTAATAGAGTTTGATTTGATCTTTAGTTGCATACATAGTTTATTCTTTCATTTACTTAATTATAAATATCCAATGCTTAATTGTATTTCTTTCATTTAACCTCAAGAAAATACCCTCTTGGATTTAATAGAATTTGAAGGAGGACAATTTCTCCATTGATCAGTTGTTCCATTATAATTTCTCTTATTGATGAGTCATTCCTTCTTTTGTGGTCATCTCTCTTACCCAAGCATTCAATGTGTTCTTTGGAGGAATCAAGATAATAGTTTGAGAGAAAATAGGTTCCTCCTAGGTTTACCTATACAAGCTTCATTATCTTGACCATTGCCATTCTTTGATAATATTATTTTACTTTGTATTGGAAATATTCTCAAAGTGAATGAAGTAGGAGTCCTCTAAATTTGATACAATAGTATATATGTTGTATAGTAATActtgaattaattatttttaataattaattatctaAGTATGTACTTTGAAAATTGTTGCACATCTCAATTATGTATACTAGAATTCCGTTGACATGTTTGATCATTTTAATCATACATCACTATACTTCCTTTCTATAAATGAAATGACCCTTTGCATGCTTTTAATTAACTATATTGAAAACATTGAAAATAACTTTTTTTTGTAAATTctctttgtggttatgttttttaataaaaaaagttAAATGTTCAAAGATTTGAGAGAGTacacaattgtaattattgaaagtatatgagaaaaaaaaattatgatactTGATCATTGAACAAGCATTATTAATGTTTGAAAGAAAGTATCCATATTGTATGGATTTTGTTAGTAACCATGTATTGCTCATCTTCATCATATGATGGTCACATGTTCTTGTAACTCATTGTGAAGTATATGTGAGATAGTATAGGAGTAGCAGATATGAATACCTCATGCCCCATACCATTATTAGGAATCAGATGAATGGCATACTTCATGTCTAAAGAAAAAAAATAAGGGTATCTCCAAATGTCTTACTTTGAAAGGACATATCAAGGAAGTTCAATAGAGTGAGGGAAAACTGATACCAAGGAATTCATCTCTTATGTATGCGAATCAAGGTATTTCCAAGCTACTAATACTAAAATGGTGAACATTGTCAATTGTCAAATATTAAGAATCTAGAACAGTTCAGAGAAGTAGCCAATAAAGGTGATTTCAAGACCCATGAGCCCAATAAGAAAACATAATGGGAGTGCTAGGAATTGGGGATTTAAGAAATATCTACCTGAGTAAAGGGATGGCAAAATTTTTGGCTCTAGAGGTAACTTAGTGCAAATGGTCAAGAAGCCAAGGTTTGAAGGAAAATCATGGAAGTAAGATCAAGACTAAAACATTGATAAAGGAAACAAAATGTCGAGGTTGGAAAAGAGGGGTATTAAGAAGGAGAACTCTAAAATCCTAACAAGAAAAATGGTTGAAGGAATAGTTTAAAGGTAGGCTTGTATGGAAAAGCACAATATCTTAATAGGATCAAAGGAACAAGGTAAAATTAAACGAAAATTTATACCAAAATGGAAAACATTGAAACTCCAACACAAAAAAATCATGCTtagaatttttttaggatttttcgcaAGTTTCAACATATGAAAGCCACATTAGGGATGATGAGGGAGAACACGCATGTGAGATTTGATTAAAGGAAGATTCATTTAAATATTTCTCAAATTAGTTAAATAAATGATGTATGTAGTCAGATCAAAATGCATGGGTGCGAACCAATGGGGGAGGGAGGAGTGACTATCATAATAGGACACAATAAAATTAGGCAACAAAATATTGGACATATGTTAAAAGGGTTTTCAAGTACATGAAGGGTACTTTGGATTATTGGTTAATTTATCATATTACAAATTGTATATGCAAGGATGTTGAGTGTCTAGGATTTTTTTTAACTCATATTGGACTAGAAATATTTGTCAATAAATGTGTTTATTCGATTTGGAAGAGAGGTAAGCTTAATAAATAAGAGCCAATATAGAGTTGTTCTATCAAAATTATGATGCAAAACATATTCCTACAGCTTAATGCAATTGAAGATGTTAATCAACAAAATTGATAGTAAGAGCCATATAATTAAAAGAAAACATATCAATGTGTAATATCATTTTTGTGAATGAGGTGGTTAAAAATAGAAATTTTGAACTAAAGAAAATTAATGCGAGGTAGGGGAAACACACCAATAGTGgttatagctaactttgcacaCCCATAGATCCCAAATGATACATCGGATTTCAACAAATTCTTTTTGTCTCCTTATAATTTAACTGCTTATATCTATTGTTCTAACTTTTGGGTAGGTGAAGCATACTGGTAGTGGGTATAGCTACCTTTgcacacccacagatcctaaatggtacattgaatttcaacaatttttttgttgtctttgtatgcACCTTAACTACTTCCAGCTAAGGTTATAATTATGGGTAGTAATGAGGCATTTTGTGGGATCAATTGTGTGTACAAGGGTCAAaaggtacacatttcaaagtgtcacccaatacctacttaaagatgttccaataactGTCCACTCAAAATTGCCAGTTCTTGTGGAAAAGTGTCCCAATAGTTGTGCACTTATATcctagtagtggtgcacaaatgtgtCAATTATGGATCAAAAATCTAAAAagtgatcggctattggtacatgtgaaaccatttaaTGAgctttttattatcattttttttggcCCCTTTAAAATTATAATTGGAAGGTTGGGTGCACAAGGGGAGATTGGTTATTGGAACACGATccactactagtgctcttccccaaGTAACGACATATGCTTTGTGATCCGTTATGTGAACAAGGGTCAAACAGTGATCATTTCAAAGTGTTACCCAATACCTACTTTAAGATGTCCTAATAATTGTgaactacaaccacctcaaaattGGTCATTACTTATGTACAAATTCTCTATTTGTGTGCACTATGGATACCAATAAATTTGTGCAAATTtttcaattaaattaaaaaaaaatcaactacTAAGAATAAAGTGATTGACTATTCATAAATGTGAAAATTATCAAtaaacttttaattattattattttgatttctttaaaattagtaattagaAAATTGAATAAACAAAAATGAATGATAATTAAAACATAAGAAATGCATGATGCTCTTTCAAATAGAACGgattaaatcacacacattaagcttaTAATTATaagtttaaaagtgttaaatattcagagttgactgacattttctagacttaatatgttactTAATGTAAGTTACACTAAAAATATACTTATGTACTTAAAAGTGTTAAAAACTCAGAATTGACTAAcactctctagacttaatatgttgcttagtatgTGTCTTTGACAGAACTCGTAAGTCCATGTGGAAAAAGAGAGCTTGCCATTGTGAGGTAGTTAGGGCAATTTGCGTATGAGAAGCAACGCTTTCACGCGACTCTTAAGTAGTCCGAGTCTTTAACAAGGCTGATCTGAGTCAAAGTCGTGAGTCTCACGAGACATGGCGTGATTGAATGAGGAGAATGGACTCGTGAAATCACGCTCTTTCCGTGATTTTGGAGCGAAATTGGTGCGTTTGCCGTTCTCTGCGGGGCTGCCGTATCTGGTGTGTTTGCAACTCAATTTTCTCTAAAAGAGTTAGTATTGATAGACAACAATCTTTTTGGAGAAATTCTCTTTTGGCTATGTGGCCCCTTCTTGCGATTCCTAAACGTGTCAGGAAATCAGTTACAAAGCATTCAACTCTTCGCATGCAACTCATATTCAATGAAGCTCAATGATAATATGTTCAATGGCAATATACCTTTAAGCATGGGAAGTCTGTCTACGCTTTCATTATTAAATTTGGTAAACAATCAATTGAATGGAACAATCCCTTCCAATTTGGGCAATTGTGTTCTGCTTGTGGTATTAAATTTGGGAACTAATAGTTTGGAAGGAAGCATACCTCAAGAATTTGATAAACTAATAGCCCTGAGATCCTTGGTCCTCACGAATAATAAGTTAAATGGATTGTTCTCTAGTTCAATATTGTTTTCCAGTTTATCATTGCTTCTTGGTCTAGCTCTTTTAAGAATAAGAGTTCTTGATATTGGACATAATTTATTAGAATGTCTGATTCCAAAGTCATTTGGAAATCTTTCTTACTTACAAGCGTTGGTTTTGAAGGGGAATTTGTTTAGTGGTAGAATTCTTCCATAAATTGGTCAATTGAAGAAGCTCCAGATCTTAGACCTTTCTTGCAACAATATTTCGGGCCCTATTCCCTTCAccattttatccttgcaagaaatgtcattagcaacaaaagatgaaaatatcttgtatcaaaataggGCATTTTATGGTCAATGTGGTAGGGAATTATATCATGATGCATTGAGTATGGCTTCTAAAGGTACAGAGTTACACGACTCATATATTCTTTCCACACTCACTGGCATAGATCTCTCCAACAATCAATTTCAAATGGAGATGTTCCTCTTGATGTTGGAAAGTTGAAGTTCTTGAGATTTCTACAACTATCCATGAACAATCTCAGTGGAATGATATACCACATAGTTTTGCAGATATGAGTCAACTTATATCGTTGGACCTTTCTTCAAACAAGCTTTGAGGACATATTCCTTTGGAGATTCAATCTTTGAGCTATTTGGCATATTTAAACTTTTTCAATAACAATCTTTTAGGAAGTATACTGCAAAGAGGATGGATAATCCTATTTGAAAATAGATCACATTCTGGAAATCAATATTTGTAGGGATGCCCACTTCCAAAGAATTGGTCTTTGCCTAAATTTGCACCTCCTTGTCCTACAAGTGCTTCTGAAAATAAAGATGAAGAGGAGAGTGAGTAGATTCCTTGGTATCAAATTGGAGTAGGATGGTCATATGGAGCAGGTTTTCTGATTGTTGTAATGTTATTGCTTTCAGTTCAGAGAGAGGAGAAGAAATGATATCATTGACCCAAACCAAAGCTTTCTAGACACACACCCTAGGCGCTTAGCCACTAGACCTAATAGGGACACATTATTGACATCTTGCCCCAACTTATTCAACACTCGTTGTATAGGCCTCTTAGATAGCATAAGAAGACTCCTAAACCATTCCTTCCACTCCAATAGTGCAAACCAAACATTTATTCAAGCACAGACCCTTTGGTTATTCTTCAGATTATGACTGCCTGGGTTGTCCTAATGCAAAAATCTTCATCATATTGATGATCTCATGCATTTTAAATGTATCAATACCTATTTGATACTCTTAGGGGTTTGTGGTACCGATTCTCCCCTTGATCACGTCCAAATAAATGTTTATTTGATGTAATTTTGATTGTCACTTAGTCTTTTTTACTGTTACACAACAAATGTGACATATTGTCACTTATTTCCACCTACAAATGAAATATTTACACGTTTCCCTTTAGAGGCATTGAGAACCTTATCAAAACAGACCCTACCACcattttttacaaattttccaatgGAAGAAGGCTGATTTATGGATTTTTCTTGGTCACTTGAAACCCTAGTTTTTGAACAGGGTTGTTAGAAAGATTGACTTATTAGACCAATCAAACAATAATTTCTTTAGGATTGGTAAGAACAAAAAATATCTGCAATAAAATTATCTTTCCACCCACATAAGATTCAGACATGTACTAGTTTGTACCAGGCTGTACCAAACAAAATATAGTCTATCTATGCAAGAAAACAAGGTAAAAAACGTGGCAAAATCAAGTTTCTTTCATTCCAATCTCCTTCCAACACCTCTGCTTGTGTTTTTCATCTCATTTACATACTCTCATCATTCTCGGCCACCCAACCACCATTTAATCTCTTTTGtataaaatgacaacttttgagaaCATTGTGTTGACAACattttgcactttttggcaattttgTAACATGGACCTTTTAAACACCCAAACATACTAAAATggtcttaaatgaccttatttgaacaaaacaaaaccaaacaaCATAAAACCCAAaatctttccatatgaccaaaacATGCATCAAAGATTCCCTTGCATCATACTCCCCAAGGGAGAGAAAGAATTCACGTTCCACTTGAATGAAGATCTTAAATAGTATGGCCATGTTTGAGGATATCAACCTCAATCATCCAAGTGGCATATTCAATGGGAAGCTCATTCCACTCGACCAAGTATTGAAGGTACTTCTACCCTTGGATCTTTTTGAGCTTCTTGGTGTCAAGGATGCATTCTAACTCCATAGGTCAGTTGGGTGGAAGGTTTGTGACCCATTAAACATCTAGGAGTGCTTGTGAACCTACTACATCACCTACAACAACATCCCCTTTGTAAGGGTACAAATTAGATACATTGAAGATAGAAGAGATGCCAACTGGGTAACCCAATCTTATGTGCATTGGCTCCAAACTTGTGCATATTCTTGCAAGGACCAATCTTTTTAATTTGCAACTTGGAGTATTGACCCTTGGAGAATGTTGTTTTCTTGATATGGGCTACCACCATATTCGCAACCTTGAAATCAacttcttttatcttttcatctgtCATTTCCTTGTACTTATCAACATTATGTTGGAGCTTCTCCTTTACTTGTTGATCGATTTCCTACATGACAACAACAAATTGCTCTCCTTGAGCACTTTGTCTCTCCATTccactgatatctctcaattcaaAGACCCCTCTAAGCTAAATTCCATAAACAATTTGAAAATAACTCTTCCCAACTCTCATGTTCATCGAGTCATTGTAGGTAAACTCtgctctaattccaaaaatgatgCAGAGGAAGGACTGAAATCTAACATGAAACAAAGATTCATGAAGATATCATTAACTCCAACCAAAGTTTTCTAGACACACACCTTAGGCACTTAGCCACTAGGCCTAATAGGGACACATTATTGACATCTTGCCCCAACTTACTCAACATTGTCTATATAGGCATCTTAGACTACATAAGAAGACTCCTAAAACATTCGTTCCATTCCAATAGTGCAGACAAAATATTGATTCAAACACAAAACCATTGGTTATTTTAAGATTACGACTACCAGTGCTATCCTAATGCAAATATCTCTATCATCTTGATGATCTCATGCATTTGAAACTTATCAAGACCTACATGATACTCTCAAGGGTTTATGGTACTAATTGTCCCCTTGATCAAGtccaaaaaatcatttatttaatgAAACTTTGACTATCCCTTAGTCTTTTCTACTGTTACACAACAAATGTGACATATTGTCACTTATTTCCACCCACAAATGAAAGATTTACACCTTGCCTTCTATAGGCATTGAGGACCTTATAAAAAAAAAACCTTCCACCATTTTTCACAAATTTCCAATGGGAAGGTTGATTTATGCATTTTTCTTTGTGACTTGAAACCCTAGTTTCCGAACAGGGTTGTTATAAAGATTGGCTTATTAGACcaatcaaacaatcttttctttagGATTGGTAAGAACACAAAACATCTCCAATAAAATTATCTTTCCACCCATTTAAGTTTCAAACCTATACCAATGTGTACCAAGCTATAC
The nucleotide sequence above comes from Cryptomeria japonica chromosome 11, Sugi_1.0, whole genome shotgun sequence. Encoded proteins:
- the LOC131067232 gene encoding pectinesterase-like — encoded protein: MASQLLLLLVVVIVVLFSQSEGATPQNGIQSACELAPDRKSCESSLSENPGSLRGGPKDMTHIALNMSISNAQTVGGFISSDSRRSSMNAKQSQAVDDCLQLYDLTVYYLTESLSILTDSSLQWKDAVDIQSYLSAALTSQITCLDGLNEANIDLHLLSFTDHVPNASRSVSNSLAIVEKLFIRAMKSSKTSVHSRRLLSDAHQVDHEPLDDDFSSWLSGEDRRLLLQTVAGVNLTGNMVTVARNGSGDYTTITDAINAVANKSANRSVIYVTAGVYEEYVSVASNKYNIMLIGDGKDVTVITGNRSFVDGSTTFNSATLATTGKGFLARDLTIENTAGAIKHQAVALRVGADLSAFYRCSFKGYQDTLYVHSLRQFYRECDIYGTVDYIFGNSAVVFQNCTLLARTPLTGQQNVFTAQGRTDPNQNTGISIHGCKVTAAPDLVPVMSSVRTYLGRPWKEYSRTVYMQSYLDSLIQPAGWLEWNGTFALSTLYYGEYGNQGPGSNTSQRVTWPGYHVMNTTDAQNFTVTNYIFGDSWLPATSIPYNGDLF